TCTCGTATTATTGGGATAAAGCGTAGCTTCAGTAACACATACATGAGTCTGATAAAGATCTGAAAGGCTGTCGGAAGTGACGACTTTGTCCGGTGTTCCGCATGCTATAATAAATCCATCCCTCATTAACATGACGCGGCTGCATGCCAGAAAGGCGTGATCGGGAAAATGGGTAGTCATTAATATTGAATAGCCCTGTTCCGATAACCGACTAATAACTTGAAGAATTTTTACCTGATTGCAATAGTCCAGGTTGGCAGTCGGCTCATCCATCACCATAATACGAGCCTGTTGAGCCATAGCCCTGGCAACCAGCACCATCTGCCGCTCTCCTCCACTCATCTTGTTGAATAACTTCGACCTTAGATGAGATATCCCCAGGGTTTCCATTGCTTCCCGGCAAATTTCCCTATCCTTTTGAGTCGGACCGGCGCCCAAGCCCAGATGGGCGATGCGGCCCATGAGAACGATTTCCTCCGCATCATATGGGAATGCCATAGAAGATGCCTGCGGAACATAGGCCAGGTATTTTGCCATTTTGCGGGTTCCAGTTTTTGTGATATCTGTACCGTCAACATAAATATTCCCCGATTTCGGCTTATTGAGCGCTAATAAACAACGCAGAAGAGTGGTCTTGCCGGTTCCGTTTGGGCCCAAAAGACAAAGAACATCGTGCTCATTGAGGGAAAAGGATATATTTTTTATAATTTCATTTTCCCGGCTGTAATAAAATTTTAAATTATCTACTTCCAGCATTAATTCCACCCCCTTTTCATTCTGGTTAATAGCAAAGCGAATACAGGAGTACCGATAAGAGCGGTTAGTACACCGAGCGGTAAGTCCACCCCCTGTACTCCGCGGATGATATTGTCAATACATAGCAGGAAAAAACCGCCCATCAGAAATGAAACTAAAATAATTTTCGAATAACTGGCACCTACCAACATACGTGCGAAATGCGGAATCACTAATCCGATCCAGCCGATAATGCCGCAAATTGCAACCGATGCGACGGTCATTAAGGTAGAACTTGAAACAATGATTATTTTAACCAGGGTAACATTCACACCCAGGGTTTGGGCAACATCTTCTCCAGCGGAAAGTGCGTTGATATGATGCCGGAATAAAAACAGCAGAGCTAGTGAAATAATCAATGCGGGAAGCATTACCATGACATCATCGTTGTCGCCGCGGCTTAGGCTCCCCATCAACCAAAAGGTAATTGCCGGCAGTTCGTTTTCTGTATCTGCAAGGGTTTTGATAATTGATAGCAGCGCTTGGAAAAAACTGCCTACCACAATCCCGCCGAGTATCAGCACTGTGAAGGACCTACCGCCGAAAATTTGAGCAATCGTGAAGGCAATAACGACAGCCAGCAGCCCAAATATAAAGGCGGAGCTCTGTATACCGACCCAGTTTGCCCC
This region of Dehalococcoidales bacterium genomic DNA includes:
- a CDS encoding ABC transporter ATP-binding protein; protein product: MLEVDNLKFYYSRENEIIKNISFSLNEHDVLCLLGPNGTGKTTLLRCLLALNKPKSGNIYVDGTDITKTGTRKMAKYLAYVPQASSMAFPYDAEEIVLMGRIAHLGLGAGPTQKDREICREAMETLGISHLRSKLFNKMSGGERQMVLVARAMAQQARIMVMDEPTANLDYCNQVKILQVISRLSEQGYSILMTTHFPDHAFLACSRVMLMRDGFIIACGTPDKVVTSDSLSDLYQTHVCVTEATLYPNNTR
- a CDS encoding iron ABC transporter permease, which codes for MKTNIKLQADKLWNINLKSENGFLLKVLILCILLVTLFFLSFKVGRYDISAKTIIDIFASHVFPVQQYWDDTLGIVVQQARFPRIMLAILIGGALSVSGASYQTLFKNPMVSPDILGVSAGAGFGAALAMINGANWVGIQSSAFIFGLLAVVIAFTIAQIFGGRSFTVLILGGIVVGSFFQALLSIIKTLADTENELPAITFWLMGSLSRGDNDDVMVMLPALIISLALLFLFRHHINALSAGEDVAQTLGVNVTLVKIIIVSSSTLMTVASVAICGIIGWIGLVIPHFARMLVGASYSKIILVSFLMGGFFLLCIDNIIRGVQGVDLPLGVLTALIGTPVFALLLTRMKRGWN